CCGTAGATACTACCTTTGGCAACGTCAAACATATCCTATTGTTTAATTGCTACATCATGAAATATTTTTTCTTCCTTGTTCTTTTCTGTACCTCCACCGTTTTTGCGGCGAAGGTTGATACTATCCAGGTTTTCAGTGCCACGATGCAAAAGAATGTGCCTTGTGTAGTGGTAAAGCCCGATCAAAAGAAGGGTAAAAAAGAGCGTTATCCTGTTGTGTACCTGTTACATGGTTATAGCGGGAACTATCGTTCGTGGGTAAAAGATTTCCCGTCGGTTACAACTGATGCAGACAAGTACGGAATTATAGTGGTATGTCCTGACGGCGGCTTCAGCAGCTGGTATCTTGACAGTCCGCTGGACAGCAGCTATCGTTATGAGACATTTATGATTAAAGAGTTATTGCCTTATATAGATGCGAACTATCCGACCATTGCCGACCGTGCACACCGTGGTATATCGGGATTGAGCATGGGCGGACACGGGGCATTTTATTTAACCTTAAGACATAAGGATCTTTTTGGTGTTGTAAACAGTACCAGCGGCGGCGTTGACATCAGGCCATTTCCCAACAACTGGGATTTAAAGAAAAGATTAGGAGAAATAGCATCTTATCCTCAAAACTGGGAGGCAAATACAGTTATCAATCTTGCAGACAGTTTAAAGAAAGATGAGTTAAAGATTGCATTTGACTGTGGAGTTTCCGACTTTTTTTTACAAGTAAACCGCGACTTACATAAGAAATT
The Filimonas effusa genome window above contains:
- a CDS encoding alpha/beta hydrolase, with protein sequence MKYFFFLVLFCTSTVFAAKVDTIQVFSATMQKNVPCVVVKPDQKKGKKERYPVVYLLHGYSGNYRSWVKDFPSVTTDADKYGIIVVCPDGGFSSWYLDSPLDSSYRYETFMIKELLPYIDANYPTIADRAHRGISGLSMGGHGAFYLTLRHKDLFGVVNSTSGGVDIRPFPNNWDLKKRLGEIASYPQNWEANTVINLADSLKKDELKIAFDCGVSDFFLQVNRDLHKKLLDNKIAHDYTERPGGHNGAYWRTAILYHMLFFHNFFTDPTL